The following coding sequences lie in one Candidatus Binatia bacterium genomic window:
- a CDS encoding GPW/gp25 family protein — MRHIDFPFHLDSRGRTGTTDDADHIRDMIEQFLFTAPGERVNRPDFGSGLLQMVFAPNSQELATALQFTIQAGLQRWLGDLIEVRAVEVTPEEATLYVLVQYAVLRTGDARQERFARRTA; from the coding sequence ATGAGGCACATCGACTTCCCCTTCCATCTCGACAGCCGTGGCCGCACCGGCACCACCGACGACGCCGATCACATCCGCGACATGATCGAGCAGTTCCTGTTCACCGCGCCCGGCGAACGCGTGAACCGCCCCGACTTCGGCAGCGGCCTGCTGCAGATGGTCTTCGCCCCCAACAGCCAGGAGCTGGCCACGGCGCTGCAGTTCACCATCCAAGCCGGGCTGCAGCGCTGGCTCGGAGATTTGATCGAGGTACGGGCCGTGGAGGTGACCCCTGAAGAGGCAACGCTTTACGTGCTGGTACAGTACGCCGTGCTGCGTACGGGGGATGCGCGCCAGGAGCGCTTCGCGCGGAGGACGGCATGA
- a CDS encoding phage baseplate assembly protein V, translating to MNEPDGRRFYGKYRGVVTENDDSDANKGKKQGRIKARVPDVFGEEESGWAMPCVPYAGKNVGMFFIPPKDSFVWIEFEHGNPDHPIWSGCFWGENEVPVSQYSPDTKVLKTGIGTITVNDASGKGGVTVETAKGMKIVIDDNGIEISNGKDASVKLSGNKVSINGDALEVQ from the coding sequence ATGAACGAACCGGACGGGCGCCGCTTTTACGGCAAGTACCGGGGCGTCGTGACGGAGAACGACGACAGCGACGCCAACAAGGGCAAGAAGCAAGGGCGCATCAAGGCCAGGGTGCCCGACGTCTTCGGCGAGGAGGAGAGCGGCTGGGCCATGCCATGCGTGCCGTACGCGGGCAAGAACGTGGGGATGTTCTTCATTCCCCCGAAGGATTCGTTCGTCTGGATCGAGTTCGAGCACGGCAATCCGGACCACCCGATCTGGTCAGGGTGCTTCTGGGGCGAGAACGAGGTGCCCGTGAGCCAGTACTCGCCGGATACGAAGGTGCTGAAGACCGGCATCGGCACCATCACCGTCAACGATGCCTCCGGTAAGGGCGGCGTCACCGTGGAGACGGCGAAGGGCATGAAGATCGTCATCGACGACAACGGCATCGAGATCAGCAACGGCAAAGACGCGAGTGTGAAGCTGAGCGGCAACAAGGTCTCGATCAACGGTGACGCGCTGGAGGTGCAGTGA
- a CDS encoding transposase, with product MAQSLAKVLVHLIFCTKNRDPIIPAETRPQLHAYLVGILVNLGCPALQVGGTADHVHALFSLGRTTTVADVVEEARKSSSKWMKRQGVQAFAWQAGYGAFSIGQSQAPALVRYIQQQEQHHRRLTFQDELRRFLDRYGASYDERYVWD from the coding sequence ATGGCCCAATCCCTCGCCAAAGTCCTCGTCCACCTCATCTTCTGCACCAAGAACCGCGACCCCATCATACCCGCCGAAACGCGGCCCCAACTCCACGCCTACCTCGTGGGCATTCTGGTCAACCTCGGTTGCCCAGCCCTGCAGGTCGGCGGCACCGCCGATCACGTTCACGCGCTGTTCTCGCTGGGACGGACCACAACGGTCGCCGACGTTGTCGAAGAAGCCAGGAAAAGCTCGTCGAAATGGATGAAACGGCAGGGCGTTCAGGCTTTCGCCTGGCAGGCCGGCTACGGTGCGTTTTCCATCGGCCAGTCGCAGGCGCCGGCCCTGGTTCGTTACATCCAGCAGCAGGAACAACATCATCGGCGGCTCACTTTCCAGGATGAGCTGCGGCGATTCCTTGATCGGTACGGCGCTTCCTACGACGAACGATATGTGTGGGATTGA
- a CDS encoding LysM peptidoglycan-binding domain-containing protein, whose translation MFPPNSRYAGIEIATFEIARGRTVAYLRRRFVPSGAGMSIVAEHTVTEGDRLDNLAARYLGDPEQFWRVCDANDAMRPDDLLEVGRRLRIAMPQAG comes from the coding sequence ATGTTTCCGCCGAACAGCCGCTACGCCGGGATTGAGATCGCCACCTTCGAGATCGCCCGCGGGCGTACCGTCGCCTATCTGCGCCGTCGCTTCGTGCCGAGCGGCGCGGGGATGTCAATTGTCGCCGAGCACACGGTGACGGAAGGCGACCGGCTCGACAACCTCGCCGCCCGCTACCTGGGCGATCCCGAGCAGTTCTGGCGCGTGTGCGACGCCAACGACGCGATGCGCCCGGACGATCTCCTCGAGGTCGGCCGGCGCCTCCGCATCGCCATGCCGCAGGCGGGGTAG
- a CDS encoding transposase, protein MAQSLEKILVHLIFSTKNREPIIPAATRPELHAYIVGILANHTCPALQVGGAADHVHVLFSLARTATVAGVVEEVKKSTSKWMKRPGLQGFTWQAGYGAFSVGESQVAAVVRYIQKQEQHHRRLTFQDELRKLLDRYRIAYDERYVWD, encoded by the coding sequence ATGGCGCAATCCCTCGAGAAGATTCTCGTCCACCTCATTTTCAGCACCAAGAACCGAGAGCCGATCATCCCGGCCGCAACACGACCTGAGCTCCACGCCTACATCGTCGGCATCCTTGCCAATCACACCTGCCCGGCCTTGCAGGTCGGCGGCGCGGCTGATCACGTTCACGTCCTGTTTTCGCTGGCGCGAACGGCCACTGTCGCTGGCGTAGTGGAAGAAGTGAAGAAGAGCACCTCGAAATGGATGAAGCGGCCCGGCCTCCAGGGCTTTACGTGGCAGGCGGGGTATGGTGCGTTCTCGGTGGGGGAGTCTCAGGTCGCGGCCGTGGTCCGGTACATCCAAAAGCAGGAGCAGCACCACCGGCGCCTCACGTTCCAGGACGAGTTGCGGAAACTCCTGGATCGATATCGCATCGCCTACGACGAACGGTACGTGTGGGACTGA
- a CDS encoding DUF4157 domain-containing protein, producing the protein MPIAALLQRKCACGTHTGGRTMCSACAGKEHSLQRRAIDVHEPTEVPPIVYEVLRSPGQPLDPEVRAYLEPRFGQDFSEIRVHTDAKAAESARAVNALAYTVGRDIALASGQYAPNAHVGRRLLGHELAHTLQQASPAHSQRLWLHDVQVPGEGGRKESGRGTAAGYHLSPGDRRTLNAFEQGATRLVFDNSLDPAKIVVQESSLMTAPRGQYFRTLPNVVFVPPGSLNSITAKTLVHELTHCWQYNRGMGIEVIITAGRNYDYGGEEGLRKASRAGKHFTEFSTEQQGDILADYYERRMNGKSVDAWLPFVIQVQGADRMSAAAEWP; encoded by the coding sequence ATGCCGATCGCCGCCCTGCTGCAACGCAAATGCGCCTGTGGCACGCACACCGGCGGCCGAACGATGTGCAGCGCCTGCGCCGGGAAGGAGCATTCGCTCCAGCGCCGGGCGATCGACGTTCACGAGCCGACGGAAGTGCCACCGATCGTCTACGAGGTCCTGCGCTCGCCAGGCCAGCCGCTCGATCCCGAAGTCCGCGCCTACCTCGAGCCACGCTTCGGACAGGACTTCAGCGAGATACGGGTGCATACCGATGCTAAGGCGGCGGAGTCAGCCCGGGCGGTGAATGCACTGGCGTACACGGTGGGACGGGATATCGCTCTTGCATCCGGCCAGTATGCCCCTAACGCCCACGTCGGTCGTCGCCTGCTGGGGCACGAGTTGGCACATACGCTACAGCAAGCGTCGCCGGCACATTCGCAGAGATTGTGGCTCCATGATGTGCAGGTGCCCGGTGAAGGGGGGCGCAAGGAATCGGGACGTGGGACTGCTGCCGGCTACCACCTCTCGCCTGGTGATCGCCGTACGTTGAATGCGTTCGAACAAGGGGCGACGAGACTGGTGTTCGACAACAGTTTGGACCCGGCCAAGATAGTGGTGCAGGAATCTTCATTGATGACGGCTCCCCGGGGACAGTACTTTCGGACCCTGCCCAACGTCGTTTTCGTTCCACCTGGCAGCCTAAACAGTATCACCGCAAAGACGCTCGTCCACGAACTGACGCACTGCTGGCAGTACAACCGCGGCATGGGCATTGAGGTGATCATCACGGCGGGGCGGAACTACGACTACGGCGGAGAAGAGGGGCTGCGGAAGGCTTCCAGGGCGGGGAAACACTTCACGGAATTCAGTACCGAGCAACAAGGCGACATTCTCGCAGACTACTACGAAAGGCGCATGAACGGTAAAAGCGTCGATGCGTGGCTGCCGTTCGTCATCCAGGTCCAAGGGGCAGACAGGATGTCAGCAGCGGCAGAATGGCCGTAA
- a CDS encoding ATP-binding protein, with protein sequence MSGDHTGSWEEANQRYLSASLAWLRLRLLRMAADPGQIGAARAPAASRRGWWRRLLGLPPAQQPSSTASLSKAETVADAQIAAAAEAMNAAASTPEPPPALLIVGERLGLSRFERDVLLLCAAMDLDTRIAGLCARAQDDPARSYPTFALALALFEDPAWDVLSPQRPLRYWRLVEINQPGAQPLTASALRADERIVNYIKGLNHLDDRLGPFLSPLQDAGEAGLPGSQQEHVKSVTARLRTASGSPLPIIQLLGADGASNRQVATAAAAALGLQLYRLPVELLPAHLGELETLMRLWEREAVLSPAALYVDVSGLDTAPPETQTAALQRLLGHSRGVLFLDTREMSPLVGAPAIAVEVRKPAAVEQEATWAAVLGGAADGAAAQLAAQFDLSLPAIAQIAAAARNGEGAPADFARLWQACVVHTRPQIDRLAQRIGPKATWEGLVLPAEEIELLRAVCDQVRRRHGVYEQWGFRRRMSRGLGISALFAGESGTGKTMAAEVIANELQLDLYRIDLSAVVSKYIGETEKNLRRLFDAAEGGGAMLFFDEADALFGKRSEVKDSHDRYANIEINYLLQRMEAYRGLAILATNMKSALDPAFLRRLRFIVNFPYPGTAERKLIWQKAFPPETPVRDIDCERLARLNLTGGSIANIALNAAFLAARAGTPVTMALVLNAARAEFRKLERSINEADFRYLEAAAGGA encoded by the coding sequence ATGAGCGGCGACCACACTGGCAGCTGGGAGGAAGCCAACCAGCGGTATCTGAGCGCGTCCCTCGCGTGGCTGCGGTTGCGGCTCCTGCGCATGGCAGCCGACCCGGGACAAATTGGGGCGGCACGCGCCCCAGCGGCCAGTAGGCGCGGCTGGTGGCGACGATTGCTTGGATTGCCCCCCGCGCAGCAACCTTCGAGCACCGCGTCCCTTTCGAAAGCCGAGACCGTTGCCGACGCGCAGATCGCCGCCGCGGCCGAGGCGATGAACGCCGCCGCATCCACCCCAGAGCCGCCGCCCGCCTTGCTCATTGTCGGCGAGCGGCTGGGCCTGTCGCGCTTCGAGCGCGACGTCCTGCTGCTGTGCGCGGCCATGGACCTCGACACGCGGATCGCCGGACTCTGTGCGCGCGCGCAGGACGATCCCGCCCGGTCGTACCCCACCTTCGCGCTGGCCCTGGCGCTGTTCGAAGATCCGGCGTGGGACGTCCTCTCGCCGCAGCGGCCGTTGCGCTACTGGCGCCTCGTCGAGATCAACCAGCCGGGAGCCCAGCCGCTGACCGCCAGCGCCCTGCGCGCCGACGAGCGCATCGTCAACTACATCAAGGGGCTCAACCATCTTGACGATCGCCTTGGTCCGTTTCTGTCGCCTCTGCAGGACGCCGGTGAGGCCGGGCTACCGGGCTCGCAGCAGGAGCACGTGAAGTCGGTCACCGCGCGTCTGCGTACGGCAAGCGGCTCACCCTTGCCGATCATCCAATTGCTCGGGGCCGACGGCGCGAGCAACCGCCAGGTCGCGACGGCCGCGGCGGCAGCGCTCGGCCTGCAGCTCTACCGCTTGCCCGTCGAGCTGCTGCCGGCGCATCTCGGCGAGCTGGAGACGCTCATGCGGCTGTGGGAGCGCGAGGCGGTGCTGTCGCCGGCCGCTCTGTACGTCGATGTGTCGGGACTCGATACCGCGCCGCCCGAGACGCAGACAGCCGCACTGCAGCGTCTTCTCGGCCATTCTCGCGGCGTGCTCTTCCTCGATACACGCGAAATGTCCCCGCTCGTGGGCGCGCCGGCGATTGCCGTCGAAGTCCGCAAGCCGGCCGCGGTGGAGCAGGAGGCGACGTGGGCTGCGGTGCTGGGCGGAGCAGCGGACGGCGCCGCGGCACAGCTTGCCGCGCAATTCGACCTGAGCCTGCCGGCGATCGCGCAGATCGCCGCCGCGGCGCGCAACGGCGAGGGCGCTCCGGCAGACTTCGCCCGGCTGTGGCAGGCGTGCGTCGTTCACACGCGCCCGCAGATTGATCGGCTGGCGCAGCGCATCGGGCCGAAGGCGACCTGGGAAGGCCTCGTCCTGCCAGCGGAGGAGATCGAGCTGCTGCGGGCCGTCTGCGACCAGGTGCGCCGGCGCCACGGCGTGTACGAGCAGTGGGGATTCCGCCGGCGCATGAGCCGCGGGCTGGGCATCAGCGCACTCTTCGCCGGCGAGAGCGGCACCGGCAAGACGATGGCTGCCGAGGTCATCGCCAACGAGCTGCAGCTCGACTTGTACCGGATCGACCTGTCGGCGGTGGTGAGCAAGTACATCGGCGAGACGGAGAAGAACCTGCGCCGTCTATTCGATGCGGCCGAGGGTGGCGGCGCCATGCTCTTCTTCGACGAAGCGGACGCGCTCTTCGGCAAGCGCAGCGAGGTGAAGGACAGCCACGACCGCTACGCCAACATCGAGATTAACTACCTCTTGCAGCGCATGGAGGCGTACCGCGGCCTGGCGATCCTGGCGACGAACATGAAGAGCGCGCTCGACCCGGCGTTCCTGCGGCGGCTGCGCTTCATCGTGAATTTCCCGTACCCCGGGACGGCCGAGCGCAAGCTCATCTGGCAGAAGGCGTTCCCGCCCGAGACACCGGTAAGGGACATCGACTGCGAGCGGCTGGCGCGCCTCAATCTCACCGGCGGCAGCATCGCCAACATCGCGCTCAACGCCGCCTTTCTCGCCGCGCGCGCCGGCACGCCGGTGACCATGGCGCTGGTGCTGAACGCCGCGCGCGCCGAGTTCCGCAAGCTCGAGCGCTCGATCAACGAGGCCGACTTCCGCTACCTCGAAGCTGCCGCAGGGGGCGCATGA
- a CDS encoding DUF4255 domain-containing protein yields MSNALAIATVTTALADTVRTAVQGAVPGADVVTGRPDATTAAGTPQRRVHLFLYQVAPNAALSNADLPMRGADRRFVQRPRAALDLDYLLAFYGDDAQLEPQRMLGAVVRDLHAHPVLTRKAVANAARSQPFLAASNLAEEVEPVRFTPVPLTLEELSKLWSVFFQTPYALTVTYRGTVVVIDGDETATPPLPVRERIIYVRPFRHPTIEEVQSADGPHAPIMVGGTLVITGRHLRSDKVQVRVGGDLVEATEVTDTRVTLPLTSIPAKALRAGVQAIQIVQPIMLGRPPKPHVGVESNVAAFVLRPKITPQQATLAAVTIKIDPPVAPAQRVVLLLNERAEHDSLAYSFVAPQGDKDTDAVTVPIKGVKPARYWVRVQVDGAESLLDTDPESPKRGPEVEIR; encoded by the coding sequence ATGAGCAATGCCTTGGCCATTGCCACGGTGACCACGGCCCTCGCCGACACTGTTCGAACCGCCGTGCAGGGTGCGGTGCCCGGCGCCGATGTGGTCACGGGCCGCCCGGATGCGACAACGGCCGCGGGCACACCGCAGCGCCGCGTGCATCTCTTTCTGTACCAGGTGGCACCGAATGCTGCGCTTTCCAATGCCGATCTGCCCATGCGCGGAGCGGATCGGCGATTCGTGCAGCGGCCGCGTGCGGCGCTGGACCTCGACTACCTGCTCGCCTTTTACGGCGACGATGCGCAACTCGAACCGCAGCGCATGCTGGGGGCGGTGGTACGCGATCTGCACGCCCACCCTGTGCTCACGCGGAAGGCGGTGGCGAATGCGGCCCGCAGCCAACCTTTCCTTGCCGCTTCGAACCTCGCCGAGGAGGTAGAGCCGGTGCGGTTCACCCCCGTCCCGCTGACGCTGGAGGAGCTGTCGAAGCTATGGTCGGTGTTCTTCCAGACGCCGTACGCCCTGACGGTGACCTATCGCGGCACGGTCGTGGTCATCGACGGGGACGAGACCGCAACGCCGCCGCTACCCGTGCGTGAACGAATCATCTACGTCCGGCCGTTCCGGCACCCGACGATCGAGGAGGTGCAGTCTGCGGACGGACCGCATGCGCCCATCATGGTCGGTGGCACGCTGGTGATCACGGGGAGACACTTGCGCAGCGACAAGGTTCAGGTGCGCGTCGGCGGTGATCTCGTCGAGGCGACTGAGGTTACTGACACCCGCGTCACTCTTCCGCTCACGTCGATACCTGCCAAAGCATTGCGCGCTGGCGTGCAGGCCATCCAGATCGTCCAGCCGATTATGCTCGGGCGCCCACCGAAGCCCCATGTCGGCGTGGAGTCGAACGTGGCGGCGTTCGTCTTGCGGCCCAAGATCACCCCACAACAAGCAACCCTTGCTGCCGTGACCATCAAGATCGATCCGCCCGTCGCGCCGGCACAGCGGGTGGTTCTCCTGCTCAACGAGAGAGCCGAACACGATTCCCTGGCATACTCGTTCGTCGCGCCTCAAGGGGACAAGGACACCGACGCGGTCACGGTCCCGATCAAGGGCGTCAAGCCCGCGCGCTACTGGGTACGGGTACAGGTCGACGGTGCCGAAAGCCTCCTCGATACCGATCCCGAGAGCCCGAAACGCGGTCCAGAGGTGGAAATCCGATGA
- a CDS encoding phage baseplate protein, with protein MPGVLDLARIQLFSAAQLLDAWEAASAETPLARPLRLLAAVSPDAAPPPFDEMSIGARDAALLALRERTFGPELTCVAACPQCSETLELQFTTDHVRAAEPVGLSTLSAGDYEVSFRLATTSDLVAVAGEPDVDTARQRLLERCILTPRVRGEECSMEAVPDEVLSAVVERMGEMDSQANVALSVRCPQCSHEWQTPVDIASFFWAELDAWAVRTLSEVHALASAYGWREADILTMSARRRQAYLSLMGTVE; from the coding sequence ATGCCCGGCGTTCTTGACCTCGCAAGGATACAGCTCTTCTCCGCTGCCCAGCTGCTGGACGCTTGGGAGGCCGCATCCGCCGAGACGCCGCTTGCCCGCCCGCTGCGGCTGCTGGCCGCCGTTTCGCCGGATGCCGCTCCACCGCCATTCGACGAGATGAGCATCGGCGCCCGCGACGCGGCGCTACTCGCGCTGCGAGAGCGCACCTTTGGCCCCGAGCTGACATGCGTCGCCGCGTGCCCTCAGTGCAGCGAAACGTTGGAGCTGCAGTTCACCACGGACCACGTACGCGCAGCGGAACCGGTCGGGCTCTCGACGCTGAGCGCTGGCGACTACGAGGTTTCGTTTCGCCTGGCGACCACCTCCGATCTCGTGGCCGTCGCCGGCGAGCCTGATGTCGACACGGCGCGCCAGCGGCTGCTCGAACGCTGCATCCTGACACCGCGCGTCCGCGGTGAAGAGTGCTCGATGGAAGCCGTTCCAGACGAAGTGCTCTCGGCCGTGGTCGAGCGGATGGGAGAGATGGATTCCCAGGCGAACGTGGCGCTCTCGGTACGTTGCCCGCAGTGCAGCCACGAATGGCAGACGCCTGTCGACATCGCATCGTTCTTCTGGGCCGAGCTCGATGCCTGGGCGGTGCGTACGCTGAGCGAGGTGCACGCCCTGGCGTCCGCTTACGGCTGGCGCGAAGCGGACATTCTCACGATGAGCGCCCGCCGCCGGCAAGCCTACCTGAGTCTCATGGGTACGGTCGAATGA
- a CDS encoding phage tail protein translates to MAQFSVNAQRFDPYKNFKFRVKWDGRYVAGISKVGALKRTTEVVEHREGGDPSTSRKSPGRTKYEAITLERGVTHDTEFEKWANKVWNLGAGLGAEVSLKDFRKDIILEVYNESGQLALAYKIYRCWVSEFQALPDCDANANAVAIQHIKLENEGWERDQEVPEPAEETYTNPPV, encoded by the coding sequence ATGGCTCAGTTCAGCGTCAACGCGCAGCGTTTCGACCCGTACAAGAATTTCAAGTTCCGCGTGAAGTGGGACGGCCGCTACGTTGCCGGCATCAGCAAGGTCGGCGCGCTCAAGCGCACCACCGAGGTGGTCGAGCACCGCGAGGGCGGCGATCCGAGCACGAGCCGCAAGTCGCCCGGACGCACCAAGTACGAGGCCATCACCCTCGAACGGGGCGTCACCCACGACACCGAGTTCGAGAAGTGGGCCAACAAGGTGTGGAACCTCGGCGCCGGTCTCGGCGCGGAGGTTTCGCTGAAAGACTTTCGCAAGGACATCATCCTCGAAGTCTACAACGAATCCGGCCAGCTCGCGCTCGCTTACAAGATCTACCGCTGCTGGGTTTCGGAGTTTCAGGCGCTTCCCGACTGCGACGCCAACGCCAACGCCGTCGCGATTCAGCACATCAAGCTGGAGAACGAGGGCTGGGAACGTGACCAGGAAGTGCCGGAGCCGGCGGAGGAGACGTACACCAACCCGCCGGTGTGA
- a CDS encoding phage tail sheath subtilisin-like domain-containing protein gives MPVQVTYPGVYIEEIPSGVRTITGVATSITAFLGRAVRGPTNDPTAINNFGDFERSFGGLHPAYPMGYAVRDFFLNGGRQALIVRLYKKPPSGEGIAGITVGSMKLVARSPGAWGNRLKASVETGGITEEVAKLYGVTSGDLFNLRVAEIVDGKEVPRERMLNLSVKDAAGARRVDRALEAESSLVRLAKKATGEPDLPTGTPSGGGQGQRGDDGQPLKTKDDYVGSQATLTGLYALDKADLVNLLCIPPDARDGDTPIEAYKDALKYCKDRRSFLIVDPPVAWGTNRENAAGNAKKGLADLGITGEEARNAALYFPRVVQADPMREDQPDTFVPCGLVAGLMARTDATRGVWKAPAGIDAALTGVRRLQVDLNNDENGQLNPLGINCLRAFPVTGRVVWGARTLRGADQLADEYKYVPVRRLALYIEESLYRGTQWVVFEPNDEPLWAQIRLNVGAFMHNLFRQGAFQGRTPRDAYFVKCDRETTTQNDINLGIVNIVVGFAPLKPAEFVIIKIQQMTGEIET, from the coding sequence ATGCCAGTGCAAGTGACGTATCCGGGCGTCTACATCGAGGAGATCCCGAGCGGCGTGCGGACGATCACGGGCGTCGCGACGTCCATTACCGCCTTCCTTGGCCGCGCCGTGCGCGGCCCGACAAACGACCCTACCGCGATCAACAACTTCGGCGACTTCGAGCGCTCTTTCGGCGGCCTGCACCCAGCTTACCCGATGGGCTACGCTGTTCGTGACTTCTTCCTGAACGGGGGCCGCCAGGCCCTGATCGTGCGGCTCTACAAGAAACCGCCGAGCGGCGAAGGCATCGCTGGCATCACTGTCGGAAGCATGAAGCTGGTTGCCCGGAGTCCGGGCGCTTGGGGAAACCGCCTCAAAGCCTCGGTCGAGACGGGCGGCATCACTGAGGAGGTAGCCAAGCTCTACGGCGTTACCAGCGGCGACCTGTTCAACCTTCGGGTGGCCGAAATCGTCGATGGCAAGGAGGTTCCCCGCGAGCGGATGCTCAATCTTTCGGTCAAGGATGCCGCGGGCGCCCGTCGCGTCGACCGCGCACTCGAAGCCGAATCCAGTCTCGTGCGTCTGGCGAAGAAGGCCACCGGCGAACCCGACCTGCCGACCGGCACCCCGTCCGGGGGTGGGCAGGGGCAGCGCGGCGACGACGGTCAGCCGTTGAAGACCAAGGACGACTATGTCGGCAGCCAGGCAACCCTCACCGGCCTGTACGCGCTGGACAAGGCCGATCTGGTCAATCTGCTCTGCATTCCGCCAGATGCTCGGGACGGCGACACGCCGATTGAGGCGTATAAAGATGCATTGAAATACTGCAAAGACAGGCGTTCGTTCCTCATCGTCGATCCTCCCGTCGCCTGGGGTACGAACCGCGAGAACGCGGCCGGGAATGCGAAGAAGGGACTGGCGGATCTCGGTATCACCGGCGAGGAGGCGCGCAACGCGGCGCTGTACTTTCCGCGTGTTGTCCAGGCCGATCCAATGCGCGAGGACCAACCCGACACCTTCGTACCCTGCGGCCTCGTTGCCGGTCTCATGGCGCGCACCGACGCGACACGGGGCGTGTGGAAGGCCCCCGCGGGCATCGACGCCGCGCTGACAGGCGTCCGCAGGCTGCAGGTCGACCTCAACAACGACGAAAATGGGCAACTCAACCCGCTCGGTATCAACTGCCTGCGCGCGTTTCCCGTCACCGGTCGTGTCGTCTGGGGTGCGCGCACGCTGCGCGGCGCCGATCAGCTCGCCGACGAGTACAAGTACGTTCCTGTCCGCCGTCTCGCCCTGTACATCGAAGAGAGCCTCTACCGCGGCACGCAGTGGGTGGTTTTCGAGCCCAACGACGAGCCGCTGTGGGCGCAGATCCGCCTCAACGTCGGCGCCTTCATGCACAACCTCTTTCGCCAGGGCGCCTTCCAGGGCCGCACACCGCGCGACGCCTACTTTGTGAAGTGCGACCGCGAGACGACCACGCAGAACGACATCAACCTCGGCATCGTCAACATCGTCGTCGGCTTCGCCCCGCTCAAGCCGGCTGAGTTCGTCATCATAAAGATCCAGCAGATGACCGGCGAGATCGAGACCTGA
- a CDS encoding BrnT family toxin: MGDLRFEWDPEKNKQNQRKHGVAFEEAESAFADQHGLFMSDPEHSEDEDRFILLGLSSALRTLVVCHCYRKREDVIRIISARKANASERSQYTRRWKR, from the coding sequence ATGGGTGATCTTCGGTTCGAATGGGATCCGGAGAAGAACAAGCAGAACCAGCGAAAGCACGGGGTGGCTTTCGAGGAAGCGGAGAGTGCTTTCGCAGACCAACACGGCCTTTTCATGAGTGATCCAGAGCACTCCGAGGACGAGGATCGTTTCATCCTTCTCGGATTGAGTTCCGCGCTGCGGACGCTCGTGGTGTGCCATTGCTACCGGAAGCGTGAAGACGTGATCCGCATTATTTCCGCGCGGAAAGCCAACGCGTCGGAACGCAGCCAGTATACCCGCAGGTGGAAACGATGA
- a CDS encoding BrnA antitoxin family protein: MRQNYDFSQAKSNPYAKRLQKRVSIRLDERTIGYFRTLADEMGVSYQTLINLYLRDCAARGKRPALHWRPAA, from the coding sequence ATGAGGCAGAACTACGACTTCTCTCAGGCGAAGTCCAACCCTTACGCGAAACGGCTGCAGAAGCGAGTGAGCATTCGCCTTGACGAGCGCACGATAGGCTACTTCAGGACTCTCGCCGACGAGATGGGCGTCTCCTATCAGACGCTGATCAACCTCTACCTGCGAGACTGCGCCGCCAGAGGGAAGCGCCCAGCGCTGCATTGGAGACCGGCAGCGTAA
- a CDS encoding PIN domain-containing protein, whose translation MLYVDTSVLLVYTLTQTVEQERYRPTASFFARVASGSLAAATSFYALHEVHVFAIDNAPDFSTGAAYGRAALVQILSLPLQLIPLVSRTERRRYAARFAALRDSSDLPHAVVAAVHGCEAIVTYDSHFDATTAILPCRRPEDFLVR comes from the coding sequence GTGCTCTACGTCGACACCTCGGTGCTGCTTGTCTACACACTGACCCAGACCGTCGAACAGGAACGCTACCGGCCAACCGCCAGCTTCTTTGCTCGCGTTGCTTCCGGCTCGCTCGCCGCTGCCACCTCCTTCTACGCACTGCACGAGGTCCATGTATTTGCTATCGACAACGCCCCCGACTTCTCCACGGGTGCGGCATACGGGCGCGCGGCGCTCGTGCAGATTCTCTCCCTGCCGCTCCAGCTCATTCCTCTCGTTTCGCGTACCGAGCGGCGGCGTTACGCAGCGCGGTTTGCGGCGCTGCGTGATTCGAGCGACTTGCCTCACGCCGTCGTCGCCGCTGTTCATGGATGCGAGGCAATTGTCACGTACGACTCTCACTTCGACGCGACGACCGCAATCTTGCCCTGTCGCCGGCCCGAAGACTTCCTCGTTCGGTGA